A genome region from Tolypothrix sp. PCC 7712 includes the following:
- a CDS encoding BREX-1 system adenine-specific DNA-methyltransferase PglX, producing MHRYNEDTLARIRTDYVLELQVKIDGEIARTQQQLETASSTVAKKTATKRLKELQEQQLELRDYQAKLQHLADARIKLDLDDGVAYNYTQFKGLVYEGADLKMADLEKASQWKRDLLRG from the coding sequence TTGCACAGATACAACGAAGACACCCTCGCCCGCATCCGCACCGATTATGTTTTGGAACTACAAGTAAAAATAGATGGCGAAATTGCCCGTACCCAGCAACAATTGGAAACTGCATCCTCCACCGTTGCCAAAAAAACAGCTACAAAACGCTTGAAAGAACTACAAGAACAACAATTAGAATTACGAGATTATCAAGCCAAACTGCAACATTTAGCCGATGCCAGAATAAAATTAGATTTAGATGATGGAGTTGCTTATAACTACACCCAATTCAAAGGTTTAGTATATGAAGGTGCAGATTTAAAAATGGCAGATTTAGAAAAAGCATCCCAATGGAAAAGGGATTTGTTAAGAGGTTAA
- a CDS encoding Rpn family recombination-promoting nuclease/putative transposase produces MRRDSIFYKLFQQSPTLLFELLTNPPANAGEYRFDSVAVKEPKFEIDGVFLPPESSNPGVVYFCEVQFQKDERLYERVFAESWLYFYRNRDRFSNLQIVIIYPSRNLEQSDIRPYLSQLNSPQVNRIYLDELGDIRSLPLWVALMVLTTIEDEQATEEARYLLTRSQQEAPQPENRAIIELLTTIMVYKFENKSQREVEEMLGITLRETRVYREIKEEGREEGREEGREEGREEGEKSLVLRLLARRVGELPQDVRQQVESLSLEQLENLGEALLDFTSMADLDAWLAALKA; encoded by the coding sequence ATGCGTCGAGACTCAATTTTCTATAAACTATTTCAACAATCGCCAACTTTACTATTTGAGCTATTGACTAATCCACCAGCTAATGCAGGTGAATATCGATTCGATTCGGTAGCAGTTAAAGAACCAAAGTTTGAAATCGATGGTGTATTTTTACCTCCCGAAAGTTCAAATCCCGGTGTAGTCTATTTCTGCGAGGTACAGTTTCAAAAGGATGAAAGACTCTATGAAAGGGTTTTTGCCGAATCTTGGTTATATTTCTACCGTAATCGGGATAGATTTAGTAATCTGCAAATAGTGATAATTTATCCATCCCGTAATCTTGAGCAAAGTGATATTCGTCCTTATCTCAGTCAGCTTAACAGCCCCCAGGTAAATCGCATATATTTGGATGAGTTGGGGGATATTCGCTCTTTACCCTTGTGGGTAGCATTGATGGTGTTGACTACAATTGAAGATGAGCAAGCAACCGAAGAAGCCAGGTATTTGCTTACCAGAAGTCAACAGGAAGCACCGCAGCCAGAAAATCGCGCCATAATAGAGTTACTGACGACAATCATGGTGTACAAGTTTGAAAATAAAAGCCAACGGGAGGTAGAAGAAATGTTAGGAATTACGCTCAGAGAAACACGGGTTTATCGGGAAATCAAGGAAGAGGGACGAGAGGAAGGACGGGAGGAAGGAAGAGAAGAAGGACGAGAAGAAGGAGAGAAATCCCTTGTTCTGCGTTTATTAGCTAGAAGGGTGGGGGAATTACCGCAAGATGTCCGTCAACAAGTTGAATCTCTCTCCCTCGAACAGTTGGAAAATCTAGGGGAAGCATTGCTTGATTTTACCAGTATGGCTGATTTGGATGCTTGGTTGGCAGCACTTAAAGCTTAA
- a CDS encoding DUF2887 domain-containing protein yields MRRDTIFYKLFQQSPSLLFELLTNPPANAGEYRFDSVAVKEPKFEIDGVFLPPESQNPGVVYFCEVQFQLDEKLYERVFAESHLYFYRNRNRFSDLQMVIIYPSRSTEQAEIHPYRSLLNGEQVTRIYLDELGDIRSLPVWVALMVLTTIEDEQATEEARYLLTRSQQEAPQPENRTIIELLTTIMVYKFENKSQREVEEMLGITLRETRVYREIKEEGEKSLVLRQLAKRVGELPQEVSQQVESLSLEQLENLGEALLDFTSMADLQAWLAALKA; encoded by the coding sequence ATGCGTCGAGATACGATTTTCTATAAACTTTTTCAACAATCGCCAAGTTTACTGTTTGAACTATTGACAAATCCGCCAGCGAATGCAGGTGAATATAGATTCGATTCGGTAGCTGTCAAAGAACCAAAATTTGAAATCGATGGGGTATTTTTACCTCCAGAAAGTCAAAATCCTGGGGTTGTTTACTTCTGCGAAGTACAGTTTCAACTCGATGAAAAGCTTTATGAGCGGGTATTTGCAGAATCCCATTTATATTTCTATCGCAACCGTAACAGATTTAGTGATTTACAGATGGTGATAATTTATCCATCTCGCAGCACCGAACAAGCCGAAATTCATCCCTATCGTAGTTTACTCAATGGAGAGCAAGTAACTCGCATATATTTGGATGAATTGGGTGATATTCGCTCTTTACCCGTATGGGTAGCGTTGATGGTGTTGACTACAATTGAAGATGAGCAAGCAACGGAAGAAGCCAGGTATTTGCTTACCAGGAGTCAGCAGGAAGCACCTCAGCCAGAAAATCGCACCATAATAGAGTTATTGACAACAATCATGGTGTACAAGTTTGAAAATAAAAGCCAACGAGAGGTAGAAGAGATGCTGGGAATTACACTTAGAGAAACACGGGTTTATCGGGAAATCAAGGAAGAAGGGGAAAAATCCCTGGTTTTACGTCAATTAGCCAAAAGGGTAGGAGAATTACCCCAAGAAGTGAGTCAACAAGTTGAATCTCTCTCCCTCGAACAGTTGGAAAATCTGGGGGAAGCATTGCTTGATTTTACCAGTATGGCTGATTTGCAGGCTTGGTTGGCAGCACTTAAAGCTTAA
- the pglZ gene encoding BREX-1 system phosphatase PglZ type A, with the protein MSIVQTVNLAIVEKVYRKSYLDAWRRLWEDWSDSLGEKWEVTGVPSQTRFYRENVLPIFDRSDREKAFVIISDALRYEVAKELEEVIKKELRGDANLNAQLGVLPSVTRLGMAALLPGVKLELVPKNGDVKVDGMSTKGSLTRQKLLIQNSKVEATVIDAGDLLAMTSEEGRNAISSYRLVYIYHNVIDAIGDKPASERQVFTACDDAIQEIVRLVKKICNSLNGTNLFITSDHGFLYQRRPVQEAEKRPIPNSEVILESKRRYLLTSEIIPEPSLLNFSLPYAEKTFAVIPRGTLRFGIQGAGSQFVHGGASLQEICVPIITYHHKRAAKDDEGLARKVNVQVSVRERRVTNNRFSLTLVQADAVKGRWRSRQITVALYHTDSNTPITDVKKIELSSSSPHPSERENTVRLTIATSNPPTRALLIIRDADDDSELVREDWTISLSIANDFGDF; encoded by the coding sequence TTGTCAATAGTTCAAACAGTAAACTTGGCGATTGTTGAAAAAGTTTATAGAAAATCGTATCTCGACGCATGGAGGAGGTTATGGGAAGACTGGTCAGATTCTCTCGGTGAAAAATGGGAAGTAACAGGTGTTCCATCTCAAACTAGATTTTACCGCGAAAATGTTTTACCAATATTCGATCGCAGCGACAGAGAAAAGGCTTTTGTAATTATTTCCGATGCATTACGCTACGAAGTTGCCAAGGAACTCGAAGAAGTCATTAAAAAAGAATTACGGGGTGACGCAAATCTAAATGCACAATTAGGTGTTTTACCCAGCGTTACCCGTTTGGGAATGGCAGCATTATTACCAGGGGTAAAGTTAGAATTAGTACCTAAAAATGGTGATGTCAAAGTAGATGGAATGAGTACAAAAGGTTCCTTAACTCGACAAAAATTGCTGATTCAAAATAGTAAAGTTGAAGCAACAGTAATTGATGCTGGTGATTTATTAGCAATGACAAGCGAAGAAGGACGAAATGCTATTTCATCCTACCGCTTGGTATACATTTATCATAATGTCATCGATGCTATTGGTGACAAACCAGCCAGCGAACGTCAAGTATTTACAGCTTGTGATGATGCAATTCAAGAAATTGTCCGCTTAGTCAAAAAAATCTGTAATTCTCTTAACGGCACTAATTTATTTATTACCAGCGACCACGGATTTTTATATCAACGTCGTCCTGTCCAAGAAGCCGAAAAGCGCCCCATTCCTAACAGCGAAGTAATTTTAGAAAGTAAACGTCGCTACCTATTAACCTCAGAAATAATACCAGAACCCAGTTTATTAAACTTTTCTCTACCCTATGCAGAAAAAACCTTTGCTGTGATTCCTCGCGGCACATTACGCTTTGGCATCCAGGGTGCAGGTTCCCAATTTGTCCACGGTGGGGCATCTCTGCAAGAAATTTGTGTACCCATAATTACCTATCACCACAAACGAGCCGCAAAAGATGATGAAGGATTAGCCCGAAAAGTTAACGTGCAAGTGAGTGTTAGAGAAAGAAGAGTAACGAATAATCGCTTTAGCTTGACACTGGTACAAGCAGATGCAGTGAAAGGAAGATGGCGATCGCGTCAAATAACAGTAGCTTTATATCATACCGATAGCAATACACCCATCACCGATGTCAAAAAAATCGAATTGAGCAGTAGCAGTCCCCACCCCAGCGAAAGAGAAAATACCGTCCGTCTGACGATCGCAACTTCCAACCCTCCTACCCGTGCCTTATTAATTATCCGCGATGCTGATGATGATAGCGAATTAGTACGGGAAGATTGGACTATTAGCTTGAGTATTGCTAACGATTTTGGCGATTTTTGA